taCTTATTccattgataatgatatttgGAGGAAATTTTCTAGTAAAAATTCTCCATTACCAAGATCTTCTCATGCCATGTGTTCTCATCCTTCAGGgataatattaatgttTGGTGGGGAATTTTCTTCTCCAAAACAATCGAcattttatcattatggTGATACTTGGATACTTGATGCCGATACAAAAGAATGGCAAAAATTAGATTCTAAAAAAGGTCCTAGTGCAAGATCAGGTCATAGAATGGCAGTTTggaaaaattatattattttacaTGGTGGATTTAGAGATTTGGGTACCATGACTACttatttaaatgatatttGGTTATTTGATGTAACTGAATTCAAATGGATTCAAGTTGAATTTCCTCCAAATCATCCTATTCCTGATGCTAGATCAGGACATTCTTTATTACCATGTGCTGATGGGGCAGTTGTTTATGGAGGCTATACCAAAGTGAAAGCTAAAAAAGGTTTACAAAAGGGTAAAGTGTTGAATGATTGTTGgttattaaaaatgaaaccaGATCCTAAAGCTGTACGATTtgaaagaaggaaaaaacAGGGGGCTTTACCATCACCAAGAGTTGGATGTTCTTTAGTTTATCATAAAAATAGAGGAATGTTATTTGGAGGGGTTTACGATTTTGAAGAAAGTGAGGAAAATTTGGATTCAgaattttataatcaattatataCTTATCATATTGAAAGTAACCGTTGgtataatttatatttgaaacctcaaagaaagaaaaaggaaacaattaaagaaaaaactcgagatgaagatttagaagaaattttgaattcaattttggCAAAAgcaaatttaaatgatgaaatagataatgaagaagtaaccaaaattgaacaattaaaacaacttgaaaaaaataataatgaaccAGAACGGGAAACCATTGAATATCCAATTATGAATCAATTACCTCATCCTAGATTCAATGCTACCACGTGTGTTGTCGATGATGTcttgtatatatatggGGGTATTTTTGAAAGAGGAGAACAAGAATTTAATTTAGATTCATTTTATGCTATTGATTTGGGAAGATTAGATGGGGTTAAAGTATTTTGGGAAGATTTATCTGAATTAGACAAGAGTGAGGCCAAttctgatgaagaagaagatgatgatgaggatgaaggtggtgatgatgaagaagaagatgaggTGGATAATATTcttgaagatgaattagAGGACGAAGAAGTggaagaagaggaggaggaaggagaaattgaagaagagtTCCCAGATGCAAGATCATGGTTGCCTCATCCAAAACCATTTGAGTCGTTGCGTGCTTTCTATTCTCGTACTGGGGCCCAATTTTTGGAATGGGCTATTTCAAGTAATAGAGACGCTCGTGgtaaagatttgaaaaaggCTGCATTTGATATGTGTGAAGATAGATTTTGGGAAAGAAGAGAAGCAGTGTCTGTTGCTGAGGATAACTTGGAAGAAATGGGTGGTGTTGGtgaagttgttgaaaaagaCACTAGCAAAACCCCATCTAAAAGAAGATAGAAagacatatatatatagatagatagatagatagacTTATTTtgtgttattattataattctATGCAAAATGAATACCTACTTGATGAAATGCGTATAATAACTTTAAGAAATCGGTTTGATCCAATTTACCTGCTCTTTTATCGGAAAATCCAGTTTCAGTCAAGACAGTGGTAATCTTGTTTTTAACTACATCTTTTAATGAAACTGATTTATCATCCACCATCATAGAATCAtcagtattattattattagtactCTCTTGTGTTGCCAAAAAagttttataatttttttccaaaatatcAATCACATTAGAAGATTTAAATCCTGCCGCTatggttttatttttcctCACAAAAACTATTCTTAATAATCCATCCCattcattaaaatcaatattaggTCTGGGATTTTTCACTTCTATTCTCACCACACTTGATTCAacttgtggtggtggtcggaaattatttttaccCACTTTCATTATATGTGTAACATTAGCCCACATTTGCACATTTGCTGATAATCGGCAATATAATTCTTCACCTGGTCTTGCCACTAATCTTTGAGCAAATTCTCTTTGAaacattaaaattgatacTCTTGGTGGTCTAGgttgattcaataatttgaatacaAGAGGTGATGATATTTGATAAGGAGTATTGGAAAtacaaatatcaaaataagGTAAATCTGTCTTCATAAAATCCCCTAATAGAATctctaatttcttttcttgtgGTGTTCCATGTACCCTTTTCGTTAATTCTGCTGCCATTCTTGGATCCATTTCCACAGCAATAACTTTCCGAGCTTTTTCTAAAATACGAACCGTCAAATTACCAGTACCAGGACCAACTTCCAATACTATATCACTTGGTTTGATTTGAgctttatcaacaattccTTGGGCCACTAAgggatttttcaaaatatgtTGACCCAAATTAGTGTTGAATTTAAACACTGAATTCAAATGTTTTTCTGCTGCAACTTTATTAGCAGTAGGATTGGATGCTGTtgaaaatttcttctttggaGCTTTACCCATTGTTGGTTGGTCTTTGgttatttttattggttttgaaGTTAGtatgatttgattatatCAATCTCATCTCGctttgaataattttttttttttttttttttgatttgtctCTCATCGGAGGGTATGTTAATTAAGGGGGAGGACAAATAAAATAAGAATGTATGTGAGAATAAAAAACACACACAGGAAATATTATTGTACTATAGTACACGCCTCCCAATAAAGAATGTCGTCAATTCTTTgcaaaaaagagaaagagagagagcgtgtatgtatgtatgttGAACGCGACACTCGTTTAGAAAACTACAGGGACACAAGGTAACATATTAAATAACACTAACTAATAATGctataaaaataaatgaatttatgAAACATGTATAATAACACAATCgaaaataattttctaTTGTACCTTTCCGTTGTCATCACAAAACGTTGAAaattaataacaacaacaagaacaacataTGCAGATACATATTACATATTACATgaataccaaaaaaattcaattattaacatacgttaaaaaagaagaacaaggGTTAAGAAAGAATCCACATACAACCCATACAATACATAcattccaaaaaaaaaaaaaattaaaattaaaagaattcgtttttgtaatttttttaccCGCTGTGGTTTTTATATTCCCATTAAAGATTTTCCTTTCCCAACttcaagttttttttttactttgtttttcaagttttcctttcttcttttcccAATTTACAACTATTCTTATTGAATTTCCTTCATAATTACAGATTACAATCACTGATTCATAAACATACCTTCAAAGCAGAGCGAAACTGCATAATGGAAACATGAGTAATTCTAGCTTTCTAAGTAATGGTAACAGGCATCTGATGCTAAGAAACCCTCCTCCAGTCAAATTATCCCATGTTTTATCAACCATACCAaacttttccttttttgaCGAATTGATTAATCTTCCTCAACCGCTGTCGACAAATCCTCCCCAATCATCCTTCAATCTACTGCAACGTGATGTTTTCCAAATAGCCAAATTGTTGGAAGATATTGATCTTtatttgaatgatttacttatgatttttaataatgttgAACAGGCGTCAAAAAATGTGGTTGATGTTTTGGATTGGTATTTTGAAGGGAAATCCATGTTACAAGACCTACTACGAAATATAGAAAATATTGACTCCATTATAtcacaattattattagtggTTGAGTCATCTAATAATCATGAAAGTATTGGTAATAATCTTTTAGGGGTATTTGAAGAAGTTAGTGATTTAGTATTGGATGTGAAAAAATCCCTGATTATGtttaaaaaatatcttgagatctcaatcaattatcgagaaattattgattcagttataaaatcattgagtaatgaaattgaagattgTATAAAATgtattttaaaattaaaagaattgaaattggcTAGTCCTAAAAATGTATTACCCAATTTTACTTTACAATCTATTATTtccaaaatgaaaattaatgatttatcaagtggaactttttcttttaaattaatGAGACTACCTACATTTAGTGATTTggatgaaaaattatataatgatTATCTTGAATTAGAATCCAAAATTGATCCCTTGAGAACTTCTTTAAGTATTGTTCCTTTAagaattgatgattttaataCAATGTGTGCAGGTCAATTTTTTGTGAAATCTCGAGAAAATGTTTTGGATGCCTATGAAATATTAGTTCTGAAGTGGAACATGTTgttgaaagagaaaaattcCTATAAAAAGGATAACATTAATGTTAAATGGAATGAAATATTTGAGTATttgattgaagaaatttttaaagaatGTGGCAGGTTGATTAAAGAAGTGGGGTCTGGGTATGGCTCTGGTTCGGGTGATGTCACCATACCACCTGCTATTGGCGGTAGTACAACAATAACCGATGAAGTTGGTAATAAATACAAAATGTGTTCTAACTCGATAACTTTAATTCAAAAGGCATTTAAAGAGAATATCATTACTGATCCGGAATTGGTTACAATTTTTAATCATGATTTGGTGCCCCGATGGGAAGAACTTAACAATTTAATAACTAATAACGGTAATCTGAATAAAAATGAGAAACGAGCCCTGCTAtatagtggtggtggtgttggcAATAGTATTGAATCCAATGGATTGAGATCTTTTCAAACAGGTTCCAGAAGCTCTTCTTCAGGGGAAAGGCCAATCAGTAATGGTATTGGAATTGATTTCAACCTTGCTGTTGATTCCACTTCGGTACCTTTGAGTGTTTACAAAAGTGATAGAGTTAGAGACGTGATTGGTAGTGCTGGCACCACTGGTGGTCCCCTGGAGGGTATTCCGAGGAGCAAGAATTTACGTCATTCACTTATCAGTGTTTTTGAAGATAGCAGTATGcgtgaagatgaagatgaagcGACAACTTTAGTTAAAAGTCCGAGTTCTAAAGTTgttaaagaagaaaatcaaatttgccAGAATAAGGATATGAATACTCTGTTTGAATCCCAGAAACtgattgaaaataatcaaaatgaCACACAAAAACGTATTGATTTTGCTACCtatattgaaaaagttaTTCATTCACCTGTCAAgattgaatcaaaattgCCGAGAATTCCGTTGGAGTATATTAAACAGGGATGTCATATTACTCATAAACGACCTGATTTTGCAAACACAAGAATCCCAAGAGTTAATCTAATGGATTCACCTTACAGTTCCCCACAATCAAATGCTAAACGATTAGAAAAACTAAATTCTTCCAATGTTGGTTCGTTTGTGTCTCCATTACGAAGTAGAAAGAATGAATCCTATACTTTTAATCGTTCACGAGCTAGTTCCAATGCCACAGTAATTGGTAGACCCAATTCATTGCTTCATGAAATGAAAGTACCCAATTTAACTTTTTCTAAAAGGCTAACTTATAATTTAGAAGGTTTACATGAAACCAatggttgtggtggtggtggaatTTCATCTTTTGAATCCCgatttgatgaagaaaatttgCTACATTCTTTGAAAGAAACTAGTATTTGGAAATAAATCAgattatcttttttttttttttttagctaTTTACAAGATGACAAATAAATACAAAAGTGTGAATCtactctttcttttctgaATTATTCTTTATTGTCTTACTGGTAAACCCATCCAAGAAGAAATCTTTaccaaatattttataCATTATAGATTCTTTTTCTactttaattttttcttgttcatcGAAATCTCGATTAATTCCATTAGGTAATCTTTCTCCTTGTTGGATTTTCTTAGTAGATCTCCCTTCAAGTCtttgaataatttcaaaagtaGTTATTCCAATTATTGGTATGGATAATAAGATTAAATAAATCCCTTTATATCgttgtttgatttgttgaGGAGcttttttccaatttggtCGTCCAGTTAATaccaattcttcaacaaaTGGTGAATCTTGAGGTTTCAgtaaagatgatgatgcttGTGATGGGATATCTTTTGGGGTAATGGGTCGTTTCTGTGTCTTCGGGTTGTGCTTATTATCGTGAACTATTTTGATAGTTGATTTTCCTTCTTTATGAAACGATGGTTTATCTGATGTCATTGTTGAATACACCCGGTTTGGTTGttatagtagtagtaaatTCTTCAGAAGATAGTAGAGTGAAGGATATATCTGAATCAATGTTGTCTTTTTTAAGtacttttttcttggttgtGGAAATTTCCCAATTTCGTcataaaattatttactTACTA
This is a stretch of genomic DNA from Candida dubliniensis CD36 chromosome 1, complete sequence. It encodes these proteins:
- a CDS encoding cell polarity/karyogamy protein, putative (Similar to S. cerevisiae KAR9;~Similar to C. albicans KAR9); translation: MSNSSFLSNGNRHSMLRNPPPVKLSHVLSTIPNFSFFDELINLPQPSSTNPPQSSFNLSQRDVFQIAKLLEDIDLYLNDLLMIFNNVEQASKNVVDVLDWYFEGKSMLQDLLRNIENIDSIISQLLLVVESSNNHESIGNNLLGVFEEVSDLVLDVKKSSIMFKKYLEISINYREIIDSVIKSLSNEIEDCIKCILKLKELKLASPKNVLPNFTLQSIISKMKINDLSSGTFSFKLMRLPTFSDLDEKLYNDYLELESKIDPLRTSLSIVPLRIDDFNTMCAGQFFVKSRENVLDAYEILVSKWNMLLKEKNSYKKDNINVKWNEIFEYLIEEIFKECGRLIKEVGSGYGSGSGDVTIPPAIGGSTTITDEVGNKYKMCSNSITLIQKAFKENIITDPELVTIFNHDLVPRWEELNNLITNNGNSNKNEKRASLYSGGGVGNSIESNGLRSFQTGSRSSSSGERPISNGIGIDFNLAVDSTSVPLSVYKSDRVRDVIGSAGTTGGPSEGIPRSKNLRHSLISVFEDSSMREDEDEATTLVKSPSSKVVKEENQICQNKDMNTSFESQKSIENNQNDTQKRIDFATYIEKVIHSPVKIESKLPRIPLEYIKQGCHITHKRPDFANTRIPRVNLMDSPYSSPQSNAKRLEKLNSSNVGSFVSPLRSRKNESYTFNRSRASSNATVIGRPNSLLHEMKVPNLTFSKRLTYNLEGLHETNGCGGGGISSFESRFDEENLLHSLKETSIWK
- a CDS encoding Kelch-repeats protein, putative, whose product is MAKKDKKSKEAKKARAAEKQKKSAAKAELKDKKLAKKLGEEEDDDDIDAILEKYAQEQLEFTEIKIDICDHHPTKRLNPTMVSNPLHNKRELILFGGENSDGHVSKFYNDLYTYSIDNDIWRKFSSKNSPLPRSSHAMCSHPSGIILMFGGEFSSPKQSTFYHYGDTWILDADTKEWQKLDSKKGPSARSGHRMAVWKNYIILHGGFRDLGTMTTYLNDIWLFDVTEFKWIQVEFPPNHPIPDARSGHSLLPCADGAVVYGGYTKVKAKKGLQKGKVLNDCWLLKMKPDPKAVRFERRKKQGALPSPRVGCSLVYHKNRGMLFGGVYDFEESEENLDSEFYNQLYTYHIESNRWYNLYLKPQRKKKETIKEKTRDEDLEEILNSILAKANLNDEIDNEEVTKIEQLKQLEKNNNEPERETIEYPIMNQLPHPRFNATTCVVDDVLYIYGGIFERGEQEFNLDSFYAIDLGRLDGVKVFWEDLSELDKSEANSDEEEDDDEDEGGDDEEEDEVDNILEDELEDEEVEEEEEEGEIEEEFPDARSWLPHPKPFESLRAFYSRTGAQFLEWAISSNRDARGKDLKKAAFDMCEDRFWERREAVSVAEDNLEEMGGVGEVVEKDTSKTPSKRR
- a CDS encoding 18S rRNA dimethylase, putative (Similar to S. cerevisiae DIM1;~Similar to C. albicans DIM1); amino-acid sequence: MGKAPKKKFSTASNPTANKVAAEKHLNSVFKFNTNLGQHILKNPLVAQGIVDKAQIKPSDIVLEVGPGTGNLTVRILEKARKVIAVEMDPRMAAELTKRVHGTPQEKKLEILLGDFMKTDLPYFDICISNTPYQISSPLVFKLLNQPRPPRVSILMFQREFAQRLVARPGEELYCRLSANVQMWANVTHIMKVGKNNFRPPPQVESSVVRIEVKNPRPNIDFNEWDGLLRIVFVRKNKTIAAGFKSSNVIDILEKNYKTFLATQESTNNNNTDDSMMVDDKSVSLKDVVKNKITTVLTETGFSDKRAGKLDQTDFLKLLYAFHQVGIHFA